The stretch of DNA GCCCTAAATGCGCCGCCTGCCGGGCGGTGATATCGCATCGGCAAGCCCTTGCCGATCGCATTTCGGCAGACCTTGGGGCGGAGTAGCTCAGCTGGTTAGAGCAGCGGAATCATAATCCGCGTGTCGGGGGTTCAAGTCCCTCCTCCGCTACCAATACAGTCGCCCTGGTCCGCAGATGAATGAATTGAACTCCGGTTCAGGCGATCTACCAGTTCGCGCCGCGCCACGAAATAGAGGCCGGTGCCAAGGGCAAGCAGAGCTCCCAGCAAATAGAACGCATCGGCCGGGGCCTGGATGATCGTGAAGATTGCGAAGAAGGCGCCGACCGCGATTACCGGCCACCAGTAGATCGATAGACGGCCGTCATTGCCCTTATCCGCCCGGCGCATGAGCCTGACGAAGGCAGCGAATACCACTAGCACCGCGCCCTTCGCTCTGTCGGCGTGGAGCGCGAAGAGACCCTGCGGCTCGACGAAGGGCTGGCCCACGGTACGGTCGGCGCGGTCGCACTCGACCGGCGCGGGGGCCTTGCTGCTGCGACATCGACAGGCGGCCTCCTGGGCAAGCGCGCGGGGCGCGTGGGCGAAACGCCTATCACCGGCATCGGCATTGGGCCGACGGTGAAGTCGCGATCAGTTGCACCGGCATCGGCGAGGTCATCATGCCGTCCAATTCCGCTGGAATGAAGCGGGCGGTGGCAGGCTCGCGCATCGCCCGCGAGGTGGCAATCCTG from Qipengyuania oceanensis encodes:
- a CDS encoding isoaspartyl peptidase/L-asparaginase; the protein is MEREETLRLDEGLAHGTVGAVALDRRGGLAAATSTGGLLGKRAGRVGETPITGIGIGPTVKSRSVAPASARSSCRPIPLE